DNA from Krasilnikovia cinnamomea:
CCGCCATCGCGGGGTGCGGGGCGGGCCCGGGCCGGGCCAGCACCGCCCCGGCGGCGTCGAGCTCCAGCCGGGCACCGTTGAGGTCACCCTCCTCCAGCCGCTGCGAGGCGCGGTTGACCCGGACCCGCAGCTGCAACGTACGGTCGCGCGAGCGCTCGGCGGCGGCCAGCGCCAGCGCGTAGTGCCGGTCGTTGGCGCGCCGGTCGTCCTGCGCGGCGGCCAGCAGGGCGTGCACGATGTGGGCGGCCGCCAGGGCCCGTGGGTCGTCGGCCGCCCGGGCCAGGGCAAGGGCCCGCGTGACCGCTGCGCGGCAGTCGTCCGCGCCCGCCCGGGCCCACGCGACGCTGGCCTCCCAGGCGGCCAGCAACGCCTGATCGGCGTCCGCGTGCTCCGCGGCCGCGCCGTCCACGCTGGTCCGGGCGAGCACCGACTCGGCGGCCGCCAGTTCACCCTGCAGATAGAGCACCATCACGGTGGGCCAGGCCTCGGCGGGGGTCAGCGGCTGCGAATGCGCCGCGACCCGCGCCGCGGCCTCGGCCGCGCCCTCCCAGTCGCCCGCCGCCGCGCAGTCGCGCACGGTCGCGGCGTCCGGGGCGCTGTCACCGGCGCCGGCCTGACCCGCTGTGGCGTCCACCCGCCCGCGGTTGACCAAGGAGCGGGCGACCGGGACGTCGACGCAGGTGACCGGTGTGCAGGTGGCGGGGGCGGCCTCGGGCATGGCCTCAAGGATGACCGCCCGGCGCCACCGTGGCCGGCGGCCCGGCCCCGCGATGCAGCGGGACATGTCGGCCTCAGCCGTTGCCGACTCCCCAGGAGGGGCCGGTCGACTCCGCCACCGGGTGGGTGCCGGAGCCGATCATCGGCATCAGCGCCACGCTGGCGTCCGACTCCGCCACCGGGTGGGTGCCGGAGCCGATCATCGGCATCAGCGCCTCGCTCACGTGGTCGGTGATCCGGGCCGCCGACGTGCCGGCCTGCGCCGCGGTCGCCAGGGCCAGGCCGCCCGCCGCGATCACGGCGGGGATGATCAGGGACCGGACCAGGGTGGCGGTACGTCGCTGCATGGGTCCTCCTTCGAAGTCGAACGCGCGGAGGGGCCGCGCGCTGCTGTGGAGAACATGATCCACAAACGTCTTTGGGTTGCCTTTGGGCGCGGACGTCCGCCCGGCCACGGGCAGTGGGCACGAGGTCGCGCCGGCTGGAGTGTCCAGCCGGCGCGACCATGGTGCTGTCGGTAGCCCGTGGGGCTTCCGCCGAGGTTTGGTGCCGTTGCCCTCAGGGGGGTTCACGGATCAAGCCCGGTCCGCTCCGTGGCGGGCGATCAGCGTGGGCACTGGGCCCAGGCGAAGTGGTAGGTGGTGTTGATCGCCCCGTCGGTGGAGTCCATCGTGATGAAGCTGGTGGTGCGTGTCGTGTCCGAGGTACCGGCGATCGCCCGCAGCTCGGTGTTGATGTTGAGGTTGCGCAGTGCCCCACATGGTGCCCAGACCAGCGCGGCAACCGCGACCTCGTCGGTGGTCTGCCAGTCGTCACCCAGCGGCCCGTAGAACGGGTGGCTGATGTACGCGGTCTGCGACTGACCCTGGAAGTAGTAGTTGGCCCGCTCGATGGCACTGGCTCCGGCCGCGAGCGACGCGAAACCGCGGTAGTCCACCTTGCTGATCGCGTACGTGAAGCCGTGCGGTACGTGGACGACGATGTTGAGCTGGCAGTTCTTGCGCCAGTCGGTCGGGGCCGCCCCGACACCGACCTGCGCGGTGTACGCCGAATAGGTGACGGTGAAGGCGGTGTTGTCGGGTGACACCGCGATCGCGGCGGTCCCGGCCGGGCAGCCGGTGCCGTTGACGGTCACCACGTCGATGACGATCCGGTCGCTCGGCGGCGGCACCGGGAGATCTAGATAGCCGATGGCCGATGCCGGGCTGGCGAACAATGTCGATGCCAACACCGCGAGCATGGCGCAGCAAATGGTCAACGCCTTGCGCATAAGGACTCCTTCCAAAGCCTCAG
Protein-coding regions in this window:
- a CDS encoding DUF4360 domain-containing protein, which codes for MLAVLASTLFASPASAIGYLDLPVPPPSDRIVIDVVTVNGTGCPAGTAAIAVSPDNTAFTVTYSAYTAQVGVGAAPTDWRKNCQLNIVVHVPHGFTYAISKVDYRGFASLAAGASAIERANYYFQGQSQTAYISHPFYGPLGDDWQTTDEVAVAALVWAPCGALRNLNINTELRAIAGTSDTTRTTSFITMDSTDGAINTTYHFAWAQCPR